One genomic region from Deltaproteobacteria bacterium encodes:
- the htpX gene encoding zinc metalloprotease HtpX — protein MTNQIKTLFLLTVLTALIIFFGSLFGGRQGMVIAFILAMAINFASYWFSDKIVLAMYRAQEITPADDPELYSLVKTLSDRAGLPMPRLFLIPQESPNAFATGRNPNHAALAVTAGLRRLMSRDELAGVLAHELAHVRNRDILISSIAATLAGAIMILASIARWSAIFGFGGDDDEGGGNIFVILIMAVIAPLAAMLIQFAISRSREYLADATGARIAGHPEGLARALTRLGQASGRLPLEANPATAHMFIVNPLSGRRLAGLFSTHPPLEERVARLRAIG, from the coding sequence ATGACCAATCAAATCAAGACATTATTTCTTTTAACCGTGCTTACGGCCCTGATCATATTTTTTGGCAGTCTGTTTGGCGGGAGACAAGGCATGGTTATCGCTTTTATTTTAGCGATGGCCATAAACTTCGCCTCATACTGGTTTTCAGACAAAATCGTGCTGGCCATGTACCGGGCCCAGGAGATAACCCCGGCCGATGATCCAGAGCTTTACAGCCTGGTCAAGACGCTGTCCGACCGGGCCGGGCTGCCCATGCCCAGGCTTTTCCTTATCCCACAGGAATCGCCCAACGCCTTTGCCACCGGACGCAACCCGAACCACGCTGCCTTGGCTGTGACAGCGGGGCTCAGACGCCTCATGAGCCGGGATGAACTGGCCGGTGTCCTGGCCCACGAACTGGCTCACGTCAGGAACAGGGACATCCTCATCAGCTCCATCGCCGCCACCCTGGCCGGGGCGATTATGATCCTGGCCAGCATAGCGCGCTGGTCCGCCATCTTCGGTTTCGGCGGCGACGACGACGAGGGCGGCGGAAATATCTTTGTCATCCTGATCATGGCCGTTATCGCCCCGCTGGCCGCCATGCTGATTCAATTCGCCATTTCTCGTTCAAGAGAATATCTGGCCGACGCCACTGGCGCGCGCATTGCCGGACATCCGGAAGGCCTGGCCCGCGCCCTGACCCGCCTGGGGCAGGCCAGCGGCCGCCTGCCTCTGGAGGCCAACCCTGCCACGGCCCATATGTTCATCGTCAACCCCCTCTCGGGCCGGCGACTGGCCGGTCTCTTCTCCACCCATCCGCCGCTCGAAGAACGGGTCGCCCGCCTCAGGGCCATAGGTTAA
- a CDS encoding class I SAM-dependent methyltransferase, translating to MNEKQAHQYLADRVGIKPELIPYFIELQRDKTILNPFLPASVRQLGRVMNLKPGQRILDLACGKAGVSLPLVLMYQVNLVGIDILPEFVREAWSRAEVSGLYHLCDFITADAAQFAAKTKSRWDAVLMLGASPIWEGLEGSLKVLPGLVSPGGHLAIGEPYYQPGASRKIDNPFMMKEETTACMEKVGQVIEIIDDGDEGWQAYIEPERKAIAKLRADNPDHDELCRLLDIMIEDQTWEVENLGWAVWVIKIEL from the coding sequence ATGAACGAAAAACAAGCTCATCAATACCTGGCCGACCGCGTGGGTATCAAGCCCGAGTTGATTCCATATTTTATTGAACTTCAGCGTGACAAGACCATTCTGAACCCTTTTCTACCCGCTTCGGTTCGCCAGCTGGGCCGGGTCATGAACCTCAAGCCCGGCCAGCGCATCCTGGACCTGGCCTGTGGTAAGGCCGGTGTCTCCCTGCCTCTGGTGCTAATGTATCAGGTCAATCTGGTGGGCATAGACATCCTGCCTGAGTTCGTGCGTGAGGCATGGTCCCGGGCCGAAGTCTCAGGGTTATATCATCTTTGCGACTTTATCACGGCTGACGCCGCCCAGTTCGCTGCCAAGACCAAGAGCAGGTGGGACGCGGTCCTCATGCTGGGGGCCTCTCCAATCTGGGAAGGATTGGAAGGCTCCTTAAAGGTTCTGCCAGGTCTAGTTTCCCCGGGCGGTCACCTGGCTATTGGTGAGCCATATTACCAGCCAGGGGCCAGCAGAAAAATAGATAATCCTTTCATGATGAAGGAAGAGACCACGGCCTGTATGGAGAAGGTCGGTCAGGTGATCGAGATTATTGACGACGGTGACGAAGGCTGGCAGGCTTATATCGAACCTGAAAGGAAAGCCATCGCTAAACTTCGGGCAGACAACCCTGACCACGACGAACTGTGCAGGCTTCTGGATATTATGATCGAGGATCAAACCTGGGAGGTCGAAAACCTGGGCTGGGCGGTCTGGGTTATTAAGATAGAGCTATAG
- a CDS encoding trypsin-like peptidase domain-containing protein produces MSLRLKSFRFAILAVILAAVFSYAGSALAESSSRETPVVKAVRLAGPAVVNINTTQIVDQRTNPFWRFEGDDFFNRFFRDFFETPGLRQRARTSLGSGVIIDGKRGYILTNEHVVARASEIKVTLGDEQEFTAELVGSDPDSDLAVLQIKSNKELPYLKMGDSSDLMIGEQVIAIGNPFGLTHTVTTGVISALNRHIRTNDRVYRDFIQTDASINPGNSGGPLLNINGELVGINTAIHVQAHGIGFAIPINKAKRIIKSLISYGQVLPVWLGLSLQDLNQRLAAYFKTPNREGILITGIDPDGPVAGSGLARGDVIVRIDRQQIRSIDDYEDILRSYTDQEKIKLTVYRQGRPREFSFKVKTFPLKKAMKISFDRYGLSLKDKGLSRQRRSGLPIARVRRDSPASRIGLRPGDIVHQINEIRINNLDDYLKAMAKYRLRHSLGMVVQRGRYAYHVTLTP; encoded by the coding sequence ATGTCTCTTCGATTAAAATCCTTCCGATTCGCTATCCTGGCAGTAATTCTGGCTGCGGTCTTCAGTTATGCCGGGTCCGCCTTGGCTGAGAGCTCCTCGCGTGAGACGCCGGTGGTCAAGGCGGTGCGGCTGGCCGGACCGGCGGTGGTCAATATCAATACCACCCAGATCGTGGATCAGCGCACCAACCCCTTCTGGCGGTTTGAAGGGGACGATTTTTTTAATCGTTTTTTCCGGGACTTTTTCGAAACCCCGGGATTGCGCCAGCGCGCCAGAACCTCCCTGGGTTCAGGGGTCATCATTGATGGCAAGCGGGGCTACATCCTGACCAACGAGCACGTCGTAGCCAGGGCCTCTGAAATCAAGGTCACCCTGGGAGACGAGCAGGAATTTACGGCTGAACTGGTCGGTTCCGATCCGGACTCGGACCTGGCCGTACTCCAGATTAAATCAAACAAGGAGCTGCCTTATCTAAAAATGGGCGATTCCTCGGATTTGATGATCGGCGAACAGGTCATCGCCATTGGCAACCCGTTTGGCTTAACGCACACTGTCACCACAGGGGTCATCAGCGCGCTGAACCGCCACATACGGACCAATGACCGCGTTTACAGGGATTTCATCCAGACCGACGCCTCGATCAATCCGGGCAACTCCGGCGGCCCGCTCTTAAATATCAATGGTGAGTTGGTCGGCATCAATACGGCCATCCACGTCCAGGCCCATGGCATCGGCTTCGCCATCCCCATCAATAAAGCCAAGAGGATCATCAAGTCTCTGATATCCTATGGACAAGTCCTGCCGGTCTGGCTGGGGCTGTCGCTCCAGGACCTGAACCAGCGTCTGGCCGCCTATTTCAAGACACCCAACCGCGAAGGCATACTCATTACTGGAATTGATCCAGATGGACCCGTGGCCGGTTCCGGTCTGGCCAGAGGAGACGTTATCGTGCGCATTGATCGGCAGCAGATCCGATCAATAGATGATTATGAGGACATCCTCAGATCTTACACTGATCAGGAAAAAATCAAGCTAACCGTCTATCGCCAGGGGCGGCCGCGTGAGTTCAGTTTCAAGGTCAAGACCTTTCCTCTTAAAAAAGCCATGAAGATCAGCTTTGACCGGTACGGGCTAAGCCTGAAAGACAAGGGACTTTCCAGGCAAAGAAGGAGCGGGCTGCCCATCGCCAGGGTCAGGCGCGATTCACCGGCCTCCCGGATCGGTCTCAGGCCCGGGGACATCGTCCACCAGATCAACGAGATCAGGATCAACAACCTGGATGACTACCTCAAGGCCATGGCCAAGTACCGCCTCCGCCACTCCCTGGGGATGGTGGTGCAGCGTGGCCGTTATGCCTACCACGTCACCCTGACCCCCTGA
- a CDS encoding efflux RND transporter periplasmic adaptor subunit, translating into MSMKARSLILFFILLPAVLIPGFFSVRAKEKASKPVSARVEKPIPVQVMEIHNQKLPLVVEAVGRLYPNRQVTVTAEVPGLITSYAVDQGDRVRAGQLLIKIDPVDYRLAYEEAEANLIAVQARLYATAKAFQRAKKLLPRKVISPDSYEKAEAEFKSAQAQEVRAKIGVKIAKQRLKKTRLAAPFSSLVATRHIEVGQMIGIGVPLMTLVDLSRVRVKVHLAERDYVHLDREDPVQVKIEAYPDRMFKGRVDRISITADPATNTFGVEILVENPDLTLKAGLSARVYLTTQVLNGVILIPQSAVLYREKGAELFVLDSDQKAQKRRVKLGLTRGDLVQVVEGLTVGDKLVVKGQNYLKSGSRVTVTASGLK; encoded by the coding sequence ATGTCAATGAAAGCCAGGTCTTTGATCCTTTTTTTTATCCTTTTGCCAGCAGTACTTATACCTGGCTTTTTCTCGGTCCGGGCCAAGGAGAAGGCCTCAAAGCCTGTTTCGGCTCGGGTGGAGAAGCCTATACCTGTGCAGGTGATGGAAATACACAACCAGAAACTGCCTCTGGTGGTGGAAGCCGTGGGCCGTCTCTATCCCAATCGGCAGGTGACTGTGACAGCAGAAGTTCCGGGCTTGATCACCAGCTATGCGGTTGATCAGGGGGACAGGGTCAGGGCCGGTCAGCTTCTGATCAAGATTGATCCTGTGGATTATAGGCTGGCTTATGAAGAGGCCGAGGCCAACCTGATTGCCGTCCAGGCAAGGTTATATGCCACAGCCAAGGCCTTTCAGCGGGCCAAGAAACTCCTGCCACGGAAGGTCATCTCTCCGGACAGTTACGAAAAAGCTGAGGCCGAATTCAAGTCGGCTCAGGCCCAGGAAGTCCGGGCCAAAATTGGAGTTAAGATCGCGAAACAAAGGTTGAAAAAAACCCGGCTGGCCGCCCCTTTTTCCAGCCTGGTGGCTACGCGTCATATTGAAGTCGGTCAGATGATTGGAATCGGAGTGCCATTGATGACCCTGGTGGACCTGAGCCGGGTGCGGGTCAAGGTTCATCTTGCCGAACGGGACTATGTCCATCTTGATCGGGAAGACCCGGTGCAGGTCAAGATCGAGGCTTACCCGGACCGCATGTTCAAAGGCCGGGTGGACCGAATCAGCATTACCGCCGATCCTGCGACCAATACCTTTGGTGTGGAGATCCTGGTTGAGAACCCTGACCTGACTCTGAAAGCAGGGTTATCCGCCCGGGTTTACCTCACGACTCAGGTCCTGAACGGCGTGATCCTCATCCCCCAGAGCGCGGTCCTGTATCGAGAAAAAGGGGCCGAGCTCTTTGTCCTGGATTCGGATCAGAAGGCGCAAAAGAGACGCGTCAAACTTGGATTGACCAGAGGCGATCTGGTCCAGGTTGTTGAAGGCCTAACCGTGGGCGATAAACTGGTGGTCAAAGGCCAGAACTACCTCAAATCCGGTTCCAGGGTCACTGTGACCGCATCGGGATTGAAATAG
- the clpB gene encoding ATP-dependent chaperone ClpB, with amino-acid sequence MRFDKMTLKSQEAVQEAQTLAESRGHQQIEPLHLAKALLDQKEGVVRPILQKLGVQLNALLTEIESGLQALPQVQGGGMQSYMGTELKKVFNVAFTEAEKMHDDYVSTEHLLLAILAVKDNPAAKILLGQGVTRDKVFQGLVDIRGAQRVTDPNPEDKYQALEKFARDLTELARQGKLDPVIGRDDEARRAIQILSRRTKNNPVLIGEPGVGKTAIVEGLAQRIANGDVPESLKDKRVVALDIGALVAGAKYRGEFEDRLKAVLKEIENASGEIILFIDEMHTLVGAGAAEGAVDASNMLKPALARGELRCIGATTINEYRKRIEKDPALERRFAPVLVTEPTVEDTISILRGLKERYEVHHGVRIKDSALVAAATLSARYITDRWLPDKAIDLVDEAAAHLRIEIDSLPAEIDEVERKIIQLEIEREALKKEKDEASRERLAGIEQELAELKEESAALKSQWQAEKATISDLSSIKERIEQARVEAEAAQRAGDLTRSAELIYGRIPELQAQLAEANKQLEEMQEHKRMLKEEVDADDVAEIVAKWTNIPVSRLMEGEREKLLHMEDRLKLRVIGQDEPIEVVSRAVRRARAGIQDPDRPIGSFIFMGPTGVGKTELARALAEFMFDDEQAMVRIDMSEYMEKHSVARLIGAPPGYVGYEEGGHLTEAVRRRPYSVILFDEIEKAHPDVFHVLLQVLDDGRMTDGQGRTVDFKNTIILMTSNIGSQWIMDLEGQDHEEMERRVMEALRAHFKPEFLNRVDDIIIFHALDMEQVKKIVDIQVKLLNRNLVDHKLRLSLENGAKEYLAREGFDPVYGARPLKRAIQRNIQDALAMAILEDRFQEGDIVSVKTGEQGLILEPRPE; translated from the coding sequence ATGAGATTTGACAAGATGACCCTTAAGTCCCAGGAGGCGGTCCAGGAGGCTCAAACCTTGGCCGAGTCCCGAGGCCATCAGCAGATTGAACCGCTGCATCTGGCTAAGGCCCTCCTGGATCAGAAAGAAGGGGTTGTCCGTCCGATATTGCAAAAGCTCGGTGTGCAGCTTAACGCCTTGCTGACTGAGATAGAATCCGGGCTTCAGGCCCTGCCTCAGGTCCAGGGCGGAGGCATGCAGTCTTACATGGGCACTGAATTAAAAAAGGTTTTTAATGTCGCCTTTACCGAAGCCGAGAAGATGCACGACGATTACGTCAGCACCGAGCATCTTCTGCTGGCTATCCTGGCCGTGAAGGACAACCCGGCGGCTAAAATACTCCTCGGCCAGGGCGTGACCCGGGACAAGGTCTTCCAGGGGCTGGTGGACATCCGGGGGGCCCAGCGCGTGACCGACCCCAACCCGGAGGACAAGTATCAGGCCTTGGAAAAATTTGCTCGTGATTTAACAGAGTTAGCCCGTCAAGGCAAGCTCGACCCGGTCATCGGCCGCGACGATGAAGCCAGGCGGGCCATTCAGATACTCTCCCGGCGCACCAAGAACAACCCGGTCCTGATCGGCGAGCCTGGCGTGGGTAAGACGGCCATTGTCGAGGGGCTGGCCCAGCGGATTGCCAACGGCGATGTGCCCGAAAGCCTGAAGGACAAGCGGGTGGTGGCTCTGGATATCGGCGCCCTGGTGGCCGGGGCCAAGTACCGGGGTGAGTTCGAAGACCGGCTCAAGGCTGTGCTCAAGGAGATCGAGAACGCCTCCGGCGAGATCATCCTTTTTATTGATGAGATGCACACCCTGGTCGGCGCAGGCGCGGCTGAAGGGGCGGTGGACGCCTCGAACATGCTCAAGCCGGCCCTGGCCAGAGGCGAATTGAGATGTATCGGGGCCACGACTATCAATGAATACCGCAAGCGTATTGAGAAGGATCCGGCCTTGGAAAGGCGTTTTGCCCCAGTACTGGTGACCGAACCCACGGTCGAGGACACCATCAGCATCCTCAGGGGTCTCAAGGAACGCTACGAGGTGCATCACGGGGTACGCATCAAGGACAGCGCCCTGGTTGCGGCGGCCACCCTTTCGGCGCGCTATATCACCGACCGTTGGCTGCCTGACAAGGCCATTGATCTGGTTGACGAGGCGGCGGCCCACCTCAGGATCGAGATTGACAGCCTTCCGGCTGAGATTGACGAGGTCGAACGCAAGATCATCCAGTTAGAGATCGAACGTGAGGCTTTGAAGAAGGAAAAGGACGAGGCGTCCAGGGAACGGCTGGCCGGGATCGAGCAGGAGCTGGCTGAGTTGAAGGAGGAGTCTGCGGCGCTTAAGTCCCAGTGGCAGGCTGAAAAAGCGACCATCAGCGATTTGAGTTCCATTAAAGAACGGATCGAGCAAGCTAGAGTCGAGGCTGAGGCTGCGCAGCGCGCTGGCGACCTGACCAGATCGGCGGAGTTGATTTACGGCCGCATCCCGGAGCTGCAGGCCCAGTTAGCCGAGGCCAACAAGCAGCTTGAGGAGATGCAGGAGCATAAGCGCATGCTCAAAGAGGAGGTGGACGCCGACGATGTGGCCGAGATAGTGGCAAAATGGACCAATATCCCGGTCTCAAGGCTCATGGAAGGCGAAAGGGAGAAGCTCCTGCATATGGAAGACCGGCTGAAACTTCGGGTGATAGGCCAGGATGAGCCGATCGAGGTCGTTTCCCGGGCCGTCCGCCGGGCTAGAGCCGGTATCCAGGACCCTGACCGGCCTATTGGATCCTTTATCTTTATGGGCCCCACCGGGGTGGGCAAGACAGAGCTGGCCCGCGCCCTGGCCGAGTTCATGTTCGACGACGAGCAGGCCATGGTTCGCATTGATATGTCGGAGTATATGGAGAAGCATTCTGTGGCCAGGCTTATCGGCGCACCGCCGGGATATGTCGGGTATGAGGAAGGCGGCCACCTGACCGAAGCGGTCCGCCGCAGGCCTTATTCGGTCATCCTGTTCGACGAGATTGAAAAGGCCCATCCCGATGTGTTTCACGTCCTGCTTCAGGTCCTGGACGACGGCCGCATGACCGACGGTCAGGGCCGGACAGTGGACTTCAAGAATACCATTATACTCATGACCTCAAATATTGGCTCCCAGTGGATCATGGATCTTGAGGGTCAGGATCATGAGGAGATGGAGCGGCGTGTCATGGAGGCCCTCCGGGCTCATTTCAAACCGGAATTCTTGAACCGTGTGGATGACATCATCATCTTCCACGCCCTGGATATGGAGCAGGTCAAAAAGATCGTAGATATACAGGTCAAGCTCCTGAACAGGAACCTCGTTGACCACAAGCTGCGCCTTTCCCTGGAAAACGGGGCCAAGGAATACCTGGCTCGCGAAGGCTTCGATCCGGTTTATGGCGCTCGTCCCTTGAAACGGGCCATTCAGCGCAATATTCAGGACGCGCTGGCTATGGCCATACTGGAAGACCGTTTCCAGGAAGGTGATATCGTGTCGGTCAAGACCGGCGAGCAAGGTCTGATTCTTGAACCCAGGCCTGAATAG